From the Leifsonia sp. AG29 genome, one window contains:
- the flgL gene encoding flagellar hook-associated protein FlgL codes for MTTATQTANAQRNLQLSLQRQTQLYDQATSRRLLTKPSDDPTATASALDVRSGQAATAQYQRNADNGDSWLSTADSALTSVEGLLRRVRDLTVQGANDGALSAAAKESIATELDGLKKSLLSTANTTYVGRSVFAGNSDAGVAFRPDYSFTGVPGSTVERRIGPDSTVRVDSDGAAVFGTGSSSVFALIDNTVNDLRTGVNVGPRLAEIDDRMKAVVGEHAQIGGRQTRLDQAKDALAVGANSLEAQRSSLEDADLSKVLLDLKTQDVNYQTAIAVTARVLQPTLMDFLR; via the coding sequence GTGACGACCGCGACGCAGACGGCCAACGCGCAGCGCAACCTGCAGCTCAGCCTCCAGCGTCAGACCCAGCTCTACGACCAGGCGACGAGCCGGCGCCTCCTGACCAAGCCGTCGGACGACCCGACAGCCACCGCGAGTGCGCTCGACGTCCGCTCGGGCCAGGCCGCCACCGCGCAGTACCAGCGCAACGCCGACAACGGGGACTCCTGGCTGTCGACCGCCGACTCGGCCCTGACCTCGGTGGAGGGACTCCTCCGGCGGGTGCGCGACCTGACCGTCCAGGGCGCCAACGACGGGGCGCTGTCGGCAGCCGCCAAGGAGTCGATCGCCACCGAGCTCGACGGGCTGAAGAAGAGCCTCCTGTCGACGGCGAACACGACCTATGTCGGGCGCAGCGTCTTCGCCGGCAACTCGGACGCCGGCGTCGCGTTCCGCCCGGACTACTCGTTCACCGGCGTCCCCGGAAGTACAGTGGAGCGGAGGATCGGCCCCGACTCGACCGTCCGCGTCGACTCGGACGGCGCTGCGGTGTTCGGCACCGGGTCGTCGTCGGTGTTCGCGCTGATCGACAACACGGTGAACGACCTGCGCACGGGGGTCAACGTCGGGCCGCGCCTCGCTGAGATCGACGACAGGATGAAGGCGGTCGTGGGAGAGCACGCGCAGATCGGCGGACGGCAGACCCGCCTCGACCAGGCGAAGGACGCCCTGGCGGTGGGCGCGAACTCGCTGGAGGCGCAGCGCTCGAGCCTCGAGGACGCCGACCTCTCGAAGGTGCTCCTCGACCTGAAGACGCAGGACGTCAACTACCAGACCGCGATCGCGGTGACCGCCCGGGTGCTGCAGCCCACGCTCATGGACTTCCTCCGATGA
- a CDS encoding flagellar assembly protein FliW: MSAVRFLTPPPGLEPLADFELEAVAGAPGLFTLTAAERPEIRLFVIDAERHLPGYSPELPDDLAAALGVTAAEEAQLLVVVTPSQQGSTVNLLAPIVVGRLSGEAVQLVLEDDGLPLRAELAAVAGA, encoded by the coding sequence ATGAGCGCCGTGCGATTCCTGACGCCCCCTCCGGGCCTCGAGCCCCTCGCGGACTTCGAGCTGGAGGCGGTGGCCGGTGCCCCCGGGCTCTTCACGCTCACCGCCGCCGAGCGACCCGAGATCCGGCTCTTCGTCATCGACGCGGAGCGGCACCTCCCCGGCTACTCGCCCGAGCTGCCCGACGACCTCGCGGCTGCGCTCGGAGTGACGGCGGCCGAGGAGGCGCAGCTGCTCGTGGTGGTCACCCCCTCCCAGCAAGGCAGCACGGTGAACCTGCTCGCGCCGATCGTCGTGGGCCGGCTGAGCGGCGAAGCGGTTCAGCTCGTGCTCGAGGACGACGGCCTTCCTCTCCGGGCCGAGCTCGCGGCGGTCGCCGGCGCCTGA
- a CDS encoding serine hydrolase domain-containing protein — translation MRRRPRMLAAAAALLALVLTGCTGALHSGLPEQQPGGLPGSVTKSLDAAATDAQRLADASGGVVGVWAPWAGSYVKAFGTTTRGGSTPVTSGMIYRIGQNTIPMTCTVMLELVDRGVVELDDQLTRWVPGLVGSGGITLRELCQNTSGVGDIGAALRASFVNNPTRQWPPLELASDGLAMARSSQPGEKYAPSLTDYVLVGMALQSATNTSWPDLYKKYVFDRLGMASSSLPPSGQMALAASHPAGYAAALDAAGAPVCGHPVDVTRLSSSMGWTAGGVVSTVADEKAFVQALAGGRLLSDRAESAQVDGIATGASWQKYGLGVQLLGPLRGSSGAMPGYVSAAYADPSSGLTIVAMLNNSTPGTGFAQALAQRLAAIVSKVPATQKGAKVVASLPWSEQQATDAMTQSAPCPAKPAK, via the coding sequence ATGCGACGGAGACCCAGGATGCTCGCCGCGGCGGCCGCGCTCCTCGCGCTGGTTCTGACGGGCTGCACGGGCGCCCTCCACTCGGGGCTTCCGGAGCAGCAGCCGGGCGGGCTCCCGGGGTCGGTCACGAAGAGCCTCGACGCGGCCGCGACGGACGCCCAGCGGCTCGCGGACGCCTCCGGCGGGGTGGTGGGCGTCTGGGCTCCGTGGGCCGGCAGCTACGTGAAGGCCTTCGGCACGACCACGCGCGGCGGGTCCACGCCGGTCACCTCCGGCATGATCTACCGGATCGGTCAGAACACCATCCCGATGACCTGCACGGTGATGCTCGAGCTCGTCGACCGGGGCGTCGTCGAGCTGGACGACCAGCTCACCCGGTGGGTGCCGGGTCTCGTCGGCTCCGGGGGCATCACGCTTCGCGAACTGTGTCAGAACACCTCCGGGGTCGGTGACATCGGTGCCGCGCTGCGGGCCTCGTTCGTGAACAACCCCACCCGGCAGTGGCCTCCGCTCGAGCTGGCGAGCGACGGGCTCGCCATGGCGCGCAGCAGTCAGCCGGGCGAGAAGTACGCGCCGTCGCTCACCGACTACGTCCTCGTCGGCATGGCGCTGCAGAGCGCGACGAACACCTCGTGGCCCGACCTCTACAAGAAATACGTCTTCGACCGGCTCGGGATGGCGTCGAGCAGCCTGCCGCCGAGCGGGCAGATGGCCCTCGCCGCTTCGCATCCGGCGGGGTACGCCGCCGCTCTGGACGCCGCCGGTGCGCCCGTGTGCGGCCATCCCGTCGATGTCACGAGGCTCTCCTCCTCGATGGGCTGGACTGCGGGAGGCGTCGTCTCGACGGTCGCCGACGAGAAGGCGTTCGTGCAGGCCCTCGCCGGCGGCCGCCTCCTCAGCGACCGCGCCGAGAGCGCGCAGGTCGACGGCATCGCCACCGGCGCCTCCTGGCAGAAGTACGGGCTGGGCGTGCAGCTGCTCGGCCCGCTCCGCGGGAGCAGCGGGGCGATGCCCGGCTACGTGTCGGCGGCGTACGCCGACCCGTCATCGGGCCTCACGATCGTCGCGATGCTGAACAACTCGACCCCGGGAACGGGGTTCGCCCAGGCGCTCGCCCAGCGCCTCGCCGCCATCGTGTCGAAGGTGCCCGCGACGCAGAAGGGCGCCAAGGTGGTCGCGTCGCTCCCCTGGTCCGAGCAGCAGGCGACGGACGCCATGACGCAGTCGGCCCCGTGCCCGGCGAAGCCCGCGAAGTAG
- a CDS encoding DUF4383 domain-containing protein yields the protein MRTSPNRIVATVFGAVYLLVGLLGFAVTGGVGFVATQGGLLLGIFAVNPLHNIAHLLIGAALLIAGLTRASAAKAVNITVGAVYLLLGIIGFFLVGTAANILALNTPDHFLHLLSAIVLLGVGLGAERTARSASLTA from the coding sequence ATGCGCACGTCACCCAACCGAATCGTCGCCACCGTCTTCGGCGCCGTCTACCTGCTGGTGGGCCTTCTCGGCTTCGCGGTCACCGGAGGCGTCGGCTTCGTCGCGACGCAGGGCGGACTGCTTCTCGGCATCTTCGCCGTGAACCCGCTGCACAACATCGCCCACCTGCTGATCGGCGCGGCACTGCTCATCGCCGGTCTGACCCGGGCGAGCGCCGCCAAGGCCGTCAACATCACCGTCGGAGCGGTCTACCTGCTCCTCGGCATCATCGGCTTCTTCCTGGTCGGGACCGCGGCGAACATCCTCGCCCTGAACACCCCCGACCACTTCCTCCACCTGCTGAGCGCGATCGTGCTGCTCGGCGTCGGCCTGGGAGCCGAGCGCACCGCTCGCTCCGCCTCCCTGACGGCCTGA
- a CDS encoding FHA domain-containing protein, with protein sequence MATTFVLDFSDGRRVETTGNGVIGRNPAAHTPGTELDDPAHVEFVTIADDAKSVSRAHLAFGQYDGVFWVMDLGSANGTSITYPGEGTFACDPKTRHEVDSGSVVRFGDQSFRLSRR encoded by the coding sequence ATGGCGACCACCTTCGTACTCGACTTCAGCGACGGCAGGAGGGTCGAGACCACCGGCAACGGCGTGATCGGCCGCAACCCCGCCGCCCACACGCCGGGCACGGAGCTCGACGACCCGGCCCACGTCGAGTTCGTCACCATCGCCGACGACGCCAAGTCGGTCTCCCGCGCCCACCTCGCGTTCGGGCAGTACGACGGCGTGTTCTGGGTCATGGATCTGGGCTCCGCAAACGGCACCTCCATCACCTATCCCGGCGAGGGCACCTTCGCGTGCGATCCGAAGACCCGGCACGAGGTCGACTCCGGCTCGGTGGTGCGGTTCGGCGATCAGTCCTTCCGGCTGAGCCGCCGCTGA
- a CDS encoding ATP-dependent DNA helicase, with product MGRLSLSPEQQAVFELIENTREHVFVTGRAGTGKSTLLGHLSWNTEKSIVICAPTGVAALNVGGQTIHSLFRLPIGVIADHDIDQTVELKKLLNSIDTLVIDEVSMVNADLMDAVDRSLRQARQRAGEPFGGVQVVLFGDPYQLAPVPGDQEERAYFADTYRSMWFFDAKVWQEADLRLVELLQVHRQHESEFRFMLNAVRHGQVTREIADRLNTVGARPAPRDGTITLATRNDIVNKINARALAELPGRALTAKAEVSGDFGGRTYPADEVLELKVGAQVMFLRNDVGQGDGPRWVNGTIGTVTRIDTNVFVDVDGQVHEVEPAIWEKFRYSYAPETKKLTKDVVAEFTQFPLRLAWAVTIHKSQGKTYDAAIVDLGSRAFTPGQTYVALSRITSLDGLYLTRPLRPGDITVDPDVERFMRDARPVTVPVTAGNG from the coding sequence ATGGGCCGACTCTCGCTCTCACCGGAGCAGCAGGCGGTGTTCGAACTCATCGAGAACACGCGCGAGCACGTGTTCGTCACCGGCCGCGCGGGCACGGGCAAGTCGACCCTCCTGGGCCATCTGTCGTGGAACACCGAGAAGTCGATCGTGATCTGCGCGCCGACCGGGGTGGCCGCGCTCAACGTCGGCGGTCAGACGATCCACTCGCTGTTCCGCCTCCCGATCGGCGTCATCGCCGACCACGACATCGACCAGACCGTCGAGCTCAAGAAGCTGCTCAACAGCATCGACACGCTCGTCATCGACGAGGTCTCGATGGTCAACGCCGACCTGATGGACGCGGTCGACCGGAGCCTGCGCCAGGCGCGTCAGCGCGCCGGCGAGCCCTTCGGCGGTGTGCAGGTCGTGCTCTTCGGCGACCCCTACCAGCTCGCCCCGGTCCCCGGCGATCAGGAGGAGCGCGCCTACTTCGCCGACACCTACCGCTCGATGTGGTTCTTCGACGCGAAGGTCTGGCAGGAGGCGGACCTCCGCCTCGTCGAACTGCTGCAGGTGCACCGGCAGCACGAGTCGGAGTTCCGCTTCATGCTGAACGCGGTGCGGCACGGTCAGGTGACGAGGGAGATCGCCGACCGGCTCAATACCGTCGGCGCGCGCCCCGCCCCGCGCGACGGGACGATCACGCTGGCGACGCGCAACGACATCGTCAACAAGATCAACGCGCGCGCCCTCGCCGAGCTGCCGGGCCGCGCCCTCACGGCCAAGGCGGAGGTCAGCGGCGACTTCGGCGGGCGCACGTACCCCGCAGACGAGGTGCTGGAGCTCAAGGTCGGCGCGCAGGTCATGTTCCTGCGCAACGATGTCGGGCAGGGCGACGGGCCGCGGTGGGTGAACGGCACGATCGGCACGGTCACCCGCATCGACACCAACGTCTTCGTCGACGTCGACGGCCAAGTGCACGAGGTCGAGCCGGCCATCTGGGAGAAGTTCCGGTACAGCTACGCGCCCGAGACGAAGAAGCTCACGAAGGACGTGGTCGCCGAGTTCACGCAGTTCCCGCTGCGGCTCGCCTGGGCGGTCACCATCCACAAGTCCCAGGGGAAGACCTACGACGCGGCGATCGTCGACCTCGGCTCGCGGGCGTTCACCCCCGGCCAGACCTACGTGGCGCTCAGCCGGATCACGAGCCTCGACGGGCTCTACCTGACCAGGCCGCTGCGGCCGGGCGACATCACCGTCGACCCGGACGTGGAGCGCTTCATGCGCGACGCACGACCCGTCACCGTGCCGGTGACGGCAGGGAACGGATGA
- a CDS encoding cytochrome c oxidase assembly protein has product MVAALAFGGGAAAPLLADPGALVRWGLPAATLIVNLSLAGTLGALVLACFAFSPGRDEYGKALDFAAGSAAVMTIAAAATGLFTFVSVSNVPWSFDDTFSAGLSSFITSVSLGQAWLGITLIAAAVTVLCFAVRNHTAILFVTALAMAAVVPMAQQGHSAEAAGHDAAVTSFGLHVLFAAIWLGGLVTLVIVKRTLGGGRLVTVLERYSSVALVCFIVVAASGYVNAELRVGTLAELATPYGVLVLVKVAALVVLGLFGVTQRRYLIGRLKSSGEPRSFWWIVVGELAFMGIASGVAAALARTVTPVPQTRAATPTPAEILTGDRLPPELTFGRLFTSWNFDLLWVLGCAFALFFYLAGVWRLRRRGDRWPVYRTILWTLGIALLFYITNGGVNVYEKYLFSAHMSAHMVLTMAVPLLLVPGAPVTLAARSIRKRTDGSRGGREWILLAVHSRFAEFISNPIVAAVLFAGSLWVFYYTPVFRWATTDHVGHEWMVVHFLITGYLFVQSLIGIDPVKYRLPYPFRLVLLLLTMAFHAFFGLSIMQMHGLLLADWFGAMGRTWGDPPLIDQQTGGGIAWSIGEIPTVALAIVVAIQWSRSDERETRRRDRNADRTDDAELRAYNQRLARLAEQDTARR; this is encoded by the coding sequence ATGGTCGCCGCGCTCGCGTTCGGGGGAGGCGCGGCGGCGCCGCTGCTCGCCGACCCGGGTGCGCTGGTCCGCTGGGGCCTTCCCGCGGCGACGCTGATCGTGAACCTGAGCCTCGCCGGGACCCTCGGAGCGCTGGTGCTCGCGTGCTTCGCCTTCTCGCCGGGCCGCGACGAATACGGCAAGGCGCTCGACTTCGCCGCGGGGTCGGCCGCCGTCATGACGATCGCCGCAGCCGCCACGGGGCTCTTCACCTTCGTGAGCGTCTCGAACGTGCCGTGGTCGTTCGACGACACCTTCAGCGCCGGCCTCAGCTCGTTCATCACGAGCGTCTCGCTGGGTCAGGCGTGGCTCGGGATCACCCTCATCGCCGCGGCGGTGACCGTCCTCTGCTTCGCGGTGCGCAATCACACGGCGATCCTCTTCGTGACGGCGCTCGCGATGGCAGCGGTCGTCCCGATGGCGCAGCAGGGCCACAGCGCCGAGGCCGCCGGCCACGACGCCGCCGTGACCTCCTTCGGGCTCCACGTGCTGTTCGCCGCCATCTGGCTGGGCGGACTCGTCACTCTCGTGATCGTCAAGCGAACACTCGGAGGCGGCCGGCTCGTGACCGTCCTCGAGCGCTACTCCTCGGTCGCCCTGGTCTGCTTCATCGTGGTCGCCGCGTCGGGGTATGTGAACGCCGAGCTCCGCGTGGGCACCCTGGCCGAGCTCGCGACGCCGTACGGGGTCCTCGTGCTCGTCAAGGTCGCGGCGCTCGTCGTCCTCGGCCTGTTCGGCGTCACCCAGCGGCGCTACCTCATCGGGCGGCTAAAGAGCTCCGGTGAGCCGCGGAGCTTCTGGTGGATCGTCGTCGGCGAGCTGGCGTTCATGGGGATCGCCTCCGGCGTCGCCGCGGCGCTGGCTCGCACCGTGACGCCGGTCCCGCAGACCCGGGCGGCCACGCCGACGCCCGCCGAGATCCTCACCGGGGATCGCCTCCCTCCTGAGCTGACCTTCGGGCGGCTCTTCACCAGCTGGAACTTCGACCTGCTGTGGGTGCTCGGCTGCGCCTTCGCGCTGTTCTTCTACCTCGCCGGGGTGTGGCGGCTGCGCCGACGTGGCGACCGCTGGCCCGTGTACCGCACCATTCTGTGGACCCTCGGGATCGCCCTGCTGTTCTACATCACGAACGGCGGCGTCAACGTCTACGAGAAGTACCTCTTCTCGGCGCACATGTCCGCGCACATGGTCCTCACGATGGCGGTGCCGTTGCTTCTCGTTCCCGGGGCGCCGGTCACGCTGGCGGCGCGGTCGATCCGCAAGCGGACCGACGGTTCGCGCGGTGGCCGCGAGTGGATCCTCCTCGCCGTGCATTCGCGCTTCGCCGAGTTCATCTCCAACCCCATCGTGGCGGCCGTGCTCTTCGCCGGCTCGCTGTGGGTCTTCTATTACACGCCGGTCTTCCGCTGGGCCACGACCGACCACGTCGGGCACGAGTGGATGGTCGTGCACTTCCTGATCACCGGGTACCTGTTCGTGCAGTCCCTCATCGGCATCGACCCCGTCAAGTACCGCCTCCCGTACCCGTTCCGCCTCGTCCTGCTGCTGCTCACGATGGCGTTCCACGCGTTCTTCGGCCTGTCGATCATGCAGATGCACGGACTGCTGCTGGCCGACTGGTTCGGCGCGATGGGCCGAACCTGGGGCGACCCGCCGCTCATCGATCAGCAGACCGGCGGCGGCATCGCGTGGAGCATCGGCGAGATCCCGACGGTGGCGCTCGCCATCGTCGTCGCGATCCAGTGGAGCCGGAGCGACGAGCGCGAGACGCGCCGCCGCGACCGGAACGCCGACCGCACCGACGACGCCGAGCTGCGGGCCTACAACCAGCGGCTCGCCCGGTTGGCCGAGCAGGACACGGCTCGGCGCTGA
- a CDS encoding phage holin family protein, which translates to MTDRPTPSEERAATASLGELLSEVTRDLSTLIRQEMELAKAELRQTATRAGKGAGLLGGAGYAALMAVLFLSIALWWALGYLMGNAWSGVVVAVIWGIVALILYVVGRNQLKTVKGVPQTVETVKEFPQTLKRNGENR; encoded by the coding sequence GTGACCGATCGGCCCACCCCCTCCGAGGAGCGCGCCGCCACCGCATCGCTGGGCGAACTGCTCAGCGAGGTGACGCGCGACCTCTCGACACTGATCCGTCAGGAGATGGAGCTCGCCAAGGCCGAACTCCGTCAGACGGCCACGCGCGCCGGCAAGGGCGCGGGCCTCCTCGGGGGCGCCGGGTACGCCGCCCTCATGGCGGTCCTCTTCCTGTCGATCGCCCTGTGGTGGGCGCTCGGCTACCTGATGGGCAACGCCTGGTCCGGCGTGGTCGTGGCGGTGATCTGGGGGATCGTCGCACTGATCCTCTACGTCGTGGGCCGCAACCAGCTGAAGACCGTCAAAGGCGTCCCGCAGACCGTCGAGACGGTCAAGGAATTCCCGCAGACCCTGAAACGAAACGGAGAGAACCGATGA
- a CDS encoding DUF3618 domain-containing protein, whose product MSDDPDIIRAEIEETRRELSGDVDAVADKVTPSKIVDRQKRKVSGAFHSLTERVMGSDSSHRSLGDVAGDTGDAVANAGRTVVDKAEGNPLAVGLIAFGVGWLAASLVPASRKEKELASSAKEAAQPLIQEVADAGKQVAQNLKEPAQDAVQAVRDTAQDGAATVRAEASDRAGDVADEAKQSGERLQSNT is encoded by the coding sequence ATGAGCGACGACCCCGACATCATCCGAGCCGAGATCGAGGAGACGCGCCGCGAGCTGAGCGGCGACGTCGACGCGGTGGCCGACAAGGTCACGCCGAGCAAGATCGTGGACCGGCAGAAGCGGAAGGTCTCCGGCGCCTTCCATTCGCTCACCGAACGCGTGATGGGGAGCGATTCGAGCCACCGCTCGCTGGGCGACGTGGCGGGAGACACGGGCGACGCCGTCGCGAACGCCGGGCGCACGGTCGTCGACAAGGCCGAGGGCAACCCGTTGGCGGTGGGACTGATCGCCTTCGGCGTGGGCTGGCTCGCCGCCTCCCTCGTCCCGGCGAGCAGGAAGGAGAAGGAGCTCGCCTCCAGCGCCAAGGAGGCGGCCCAGCCGCTGATCCAGGAGGTCGCCGACGCGGGCAAGCAGGTCGCGCAGAATCTGAAGGAGCCCGCCCAGGACGCCGTGCAGGCGGTGCGGGACACCGCGCAGGACGGAGCCGCGACCGTCAGGGCCGAGGCGTCGGACCGGGCGGGCGATGTGGCCGATGAGGCGAAGCAGTCGGGGGAGCGCCTCCAGAGCAACACCTGA
- a CDS encoding HU family DNA-binding protein produces MADNLNKTELVAAVAAASGQSQATVSSVVDAFFTTISETVAKGGKVTIPGWLAAERSETAARTGRNPQTGEEISIPAGHRVKLTAGSKLKAAVK; encoded by the coding sequence ATGGCTGACAACCTGAACAAGACCGAGCTGGTCGCCGCCGTCGCTGCCGCGTCGGGTCAGAGCCAGGCCACCGTCTCGAGCGTCGTCGACGCTTTCTTCACCACCATCAGCGAGACGGTCGCCAAGGGCGGCAAGGTCACCATCCCGGGTTGGCTCGCCGCCGAGCGCAGCGAGACCGCCGCGCGCACGGGTCGCAACCCGCAGACCGGCGAGGAGATCTCGATCCCGGCCGGCCACCGCGTGAAGCTGACCGCGGGCTCGAAGCTCAAGGCCGCCGTCAAGTAA
- the rpsN gene encoding 30S ribosomal protein S14, with translation MAKKSKIAKNEQRKVVVARYAAKRAELKKALVDPNGTDESREAARVGLQKLPRDASPIRVRNRDAVDGRPRGNLSKFGISRVRFRDMAHRGELPGITKSSW, from the coding sequence ATGGCCAAGAAGTCCAAGATCGCCAAGAACGAGCAGCGCAAGGTCGTCGTCGCACGCTACGCCGCCAAGCGCGCCGAGCTCAAGAAGGCCCTCGTCGACCCGAACGGCACCGACGAGTCCCGCGAGGCCGCCCGCGTGGGCCTGCAGAAGCTGCCGCGCGACGCCTCCCCGATCCGCGTCCGCAACCGCGACGCGGTCGACGGCCGCCCCCGCGGAAACCTCAGCAAGTTCGGCATCTCGCGTGTCCGCTTCCGCGACATGGCGCACCGCGGCGAGCTGCCCGGCATCACCAAGTCGAGCTGGTAA
- the rpmG gene encoding 50S ribosomal protein L33, with protein sequence MAKQQDIRPIIKLRSTAGTGYTYVTKKNRRNDPDRLVLKKYDPIVRKHVDFREER encoded by the coding sequence ATGGCGAAGCAGCAGGACATCCGTCCGATCATCAAGCTCCGTTCGACGGCGGGCACCGGTTACACCTACGTGACCAAGAAGAACCGCCGCAACGACCCCGACCGCCTCGTGCTCAAGAAGTACGACCCCATCGTGCGCAAGCACGTCGACTTCCGAGAGGAGCGCTAA
- the rpmB gene encoding 50S ribosomal protein L28 — translation MAAVCQVTGAVPGFGHNISHSHRRTKRRFDPNIQKKTYYVPSLRRNVTLTLSAKGIKVIDARGIEAVVKDLLARGEKI, via the coding sequence ATGGCAGCAGTGTGCCAGGTGACAGGAGCCGTTCCCGGCTTCGGTCACAACATCTCGCACTCGCACCGTCGCACGAAGCGCCGGTTCGACCCGAACATCCAGAAGAAGACGTACTACGTTCCGTCGCTTCGCCGTAACGTCACCCTGACCCTGAGCGCCAAGGGCATCAAGGTCATCGACGCCCGTGGCATCGAGGCCGTGGTCAAGGACCTCCTGGCCCGTGGGGAGAAGATCTAA
- a CDS encoding Fur family transcriptional regulator, giving the protein MVKRNTWQREAVREALTSTEGFISAQGLHLSLHESGSPIGLATVYRALADLAAEGDADSLQSPDGESLYRACTTGHHHHLICRNCGLTVEIEADAVEEWARSAAAAHGFTQAQHVVDVFGLCADCSAS; this is encoded by the coding sequence ATGGTGAAACGGAACACGTGGCAGCGTGAGGCCGTCCGGGAGGCGCTGACCTCGACGGAGGGCTTCATCAGCGCGCAGGGGCTGCACCTCAGCCTTCACGAGTCCGGATCGCCCATCGGCCTGGCGACGGTCTATCGCGCCCTCGCCGACCTTGCGGCGGAGGGCGACGCCGACTCGCTGCAGTCCCCCGACGGCGAGAGCCTGTACCGGGCCTGCACCACCGGCCACCACCACCACCTCATCTGCCGGAACTGCGGGCTCACCGTCGAGATCGAGGCCGACGCGGTGGAGGAATGGGCCCGGTCGGCCGCGGCGGCCCACGGCTTCACGCAGGCCCAGCACGTCGTCGACGTCTTCGGCCTGTGCGCGGACTGCTCGGCGTCCTGA
- a CDS encoding metal ABC transporter permease — MTHLDIWSQLFDFTDYGELLALVRNSIFAGAVLGVVGGLIGVFVMQRDMAFAVHGISELSFAGAAVALLFGANVVAGSLVGSLIAAVLIGVLGARARDRNSIIAVLMPFGLGLGILALALYPGRSANKFGLLTGQIVSVDDPQLGSLLAIGAIVLVALLLMWRPLTFDSLDADVAASRGVPVRFVALAFMVLLGLAVAVSVQIVGALLVLSLLVTPAAAAMRLSSSPLAVPLLSVGFALVSVVGGIMLAVGSALPISPYVTSISFFIYVVCRVLGRRREGARSRVGRKPASRPLVRQDG; from the coding sequence ATGACCCACCTCGACATCTGGTCCCAGCTCTTCGACTTCACCGACTACGGCGAACTGCTCGCCCTGGTGCGAAACTCGATCTTCGCCGGTGCCGTCCTCGGCGTCGTCGGCGGGCTCATCGGAGTCTTCGTGATGCAGCGCGACATGGCGTTCGCCGTCCACGGGATCAGCGAGCTGTCGTTCGCCGGCGCCGCCGTCGCGCTGCTCTTCGGCGCCAACGTCGTGGCGGGCTCCTTGGTGGGATCGCTCATCGCCGCGGTGCTCATCGGGGTGCTGGGCGCGCGCGCCCGCGATCGCAACTCGATCATCGCCGTGCTCATGCCGTTCGGTCTCGGCCTCGGCATCCTCGCTCTCGCGCTCTACCCCGGGCGCAGCGCGAACAAGTTCGGCCTCCTCACCGGCCAGATCGTGTCGGTCGACGATCCGCAGCTCGGGTCGCTGCTCGCCATCGGCGCGATCGTGCTCGTGGCCCTGCTGCTCATGTGGCGGCCGCTCACGTTCGACAGCCTGGATGCCGATGTCGCCGCCTCCCGCGGTGTCCCCGTCCGTTTCGTCGCGCTCGCCTTCATGGTGCTGCTGGGCCTCGCCGTCGCCGTGTCGGTCCAGATCGTCGGTGCGCTGCTGGTCCTTTCCCTCCTCGTGACGCCCGCCGCGGCGGCTATGCGGTTGTCGTCCTCGCCGCTGGCGGTCCCGCTCCTCAGCGTCGGCTTCGCGCTCGTCTCCGTCGTCGGAGGGATCATGCTCGCCGTCGGGAGTGCGCTGCCGATCAGCCCGTACGTGACCTCCATCTCGTTCTTCATCTACGTGGTCTGCCGGGTGCTCGGCCGGCGACGCGAGGGCGCGCGGAGCCGCGTCGGTCGGAAGCCGGCCTCACGGCCGCTCGTGAGACAGGACGGCTAG